Proteins co-encoded in one Haladaptatus sp. ZSTT2 genomic window:
- a CDS encoding anthranilate synthase component II produces MILVIDNYDSFVYNLVQYVGEAVASPYPAAEPQDEREFHSDVLVKRNDALTIADIRDLDPDGIVVSPGPGTPEEAGISMAIFGELDYPTLGVCLGHQALCAANGAPVGHAPEVIHGKFSQMVHDGEGIYRGLPNPLKVGRYHSLAVRREDLPASLTETAYTEDEHGVVMGVRHAEKPHEGVQFHPESILTDAGKQLIANFIDQCTST; encoded by the coding sequence GTGATTCTCGTCATCGACAACTACGACTCGTTCGTCTACAACCTCGTGCAGTACGTTGGAGAGGCAGTCGCCTCTCCATACCCTGCGGCGGAACCGCAGGATGAGAGGGAATTTCATTCGGATGTACTTGTCAAGCGCAACGACGCGCTCACCATCGCAGACATTCGCGACCTCGACCCCGACGGCATCGTCGTCTCTCCCGGCCCCGGAACACCCGAAGAAGCGGGCATCTCGATGGCCATCTTCGGGGAACTCGACTACCCGACGCTCGGCGTCTGCCTCGGCCATCAGGCGCTCTGTGCGGCGAACGGCGCGCCCGTCGGCCACGCCCCCGAGGTCATCCACGGCAAGTTCTCGCAGATGGTCCACGACGGCGAAGGCATCTACCGAGGGCTGCCGAACCCGCTCAAAGTCGGGCGGTATCACTCGCTCGCCGTCCGGCGCGAAGACCTCCCCGCCAGCCTCACCGAAACGGCGTACACCGAGGACGAACACGGCGTCGTGATGGGTGTGCGCCACGCAGAAAAGCCACATGAGGGCGTCCAGTTCCACCCCGAAAGCATCCTGACCGACGCGGGCAAGCAACTCATTGCGAACTTCATCGACCAATGTACTTCCACGTAA
- a CDS encoding Rieske (2Fe-2S) protein: protein MDEASRIAPLADIPTDSTLLFTAREGFDKVEIILIELEDGVAAWRNYCQHWTDVRLDKGSGAYVRDGEIVCEKHGAYFEGDSGLCTLGPCEGAVLNDVDVTVEDGDVYLTDDRYEFEHLGPSGEYDLSSGGRIDFTGN from the coding sequence ATGGACGAGGCAAGTCGTATCGCGCCGCTCGCTGACATCCCCACGGACAGCACGCTCCTTTTCACCGCCCGTGAGGGGTTTGACAAGGTCGAAATCATCCTCATCGAACTCGAAGATGGCGTCGCCGCGTGGCGAAACTACTGCCAGCACTGGACGGACGTGCGCCTCGACAAGGGAAGCGGGGCGTACGTCAGAGACGGCGAAATCGTCTGCGAGAAACACGGCGCGTACTTCGAGGGCGACTCCGGGTTGTGTACGCTCGGGCCGTGTGAGGGCGCTGTCCTCAACGACGTGGACGTGACCGTCGAAGACGGCGACGTGTACCTGACCGACGACCGCTACGAGTTCGAGCACCTCGGACCATCTGGCGAGTACGACCTCTCCTCTGGTGGGCGTATCGATTTCACCGGAAATTAG
- a CDS encoding helix-hairpin-helix domain-containing protein, producing the protein MGLFDWLKSVLGMNGSRPDQRDSERVGGKSANRADTSSHSSSSAASTETTATASTETMTDEADEEVGAAEPAEAVGPADTSTEDMEAEPIREAAEEQDDAAAEETDAAASTETMTDEADEEVGAAEPAEAAGPTGDTGEPLTIIKGIGPAYADRLEAAGIGSIADLAAADPGEIGAAIDVSPKRVGRWIERAKHRV; encoded by the coding sequence ATGGGTCTGTTTGACTGGCTGAAATCGGTACTCGGAATGAACGGGTCGCGCCCTGACCAGCGCGACAGCGAGCGTGTCGGCGGTAAAAGCGCCAACCGTGCGGACACCTCTTCTCACTCCTCCTCCTCCGCGGCGTCCACTGAGACGACGGCGACGGCCTCCACGGAAACGATGACGGACGAAGCCGACGAGGAAGTCGGCGCGGCGGAACCCGCAGAGGCGGTCGGTCCTGCGGACACGAGCACGGAAGACATGGAGGCGGAACCAATCCGCGAGGCGGCAGAAGAACAGGACGATGCGGCCGCAGAAGAGACGGACGCGGCTGCCTCCACGGAAACGATGACGGACGAAGCCGACGAGGAAGTCGGCGCGGCAGAACCCGCAGAGGCCGCCGGGCCGACAGGCGACACGGGCGAGCCACTCACCATCATCAAAGGCATCGGTCCGGCCTACGCAGACCGCCTCGAAGCGGCCGGTATCGGCTCGATTGCCGACCTCGCCGCGGCCGACCCGGGGGAGATTGGCGCGGCAATCGACGTGTCGCCAAAGCGCGTCGGGCGCTGGATTGAGCGCGCAAAACACCGCGTCTAA
- the ftsZ gene encoding cell division protein FtsZ: MDSIIEDAIEEAEQDRGGEAPPGAENGSKGKGMKTSGTMTDEELLSVVDDLKTEITVVGCGGAGSNTVTRMAEEGILGATLVAANTDAQHLVNNTKADTKILIGRKRTGGRGAGSVPKIGEEAAQEDIEDINESVTGSDMVFITAGLGGGTGTGSAPVVAQAAQDAGALTIAIVTIPFTAEGERRRANADAGLERLRSVADTVIVIPNDRLLDYAPNMPLQDAFKICDRVLMRSVKGMTELITRPGLVNVDFADVRTIMENGGVAMIGLGESDTESKAKDSVRSALRSPLLDVEFKGANSALVNVVGGPDMSIEEAEGVVEEIYDRIDPDARIIWGATVNEDYEGKMETMIVVTGVESPQIYGKSEAEREKAAQQVGDDIDFVE; the protein is encoded by the coding sequence ATGGACTCAATTATTGAGGACGCTATCGAGGAAGCCGAGCAAGACCGAGGCGGCGAGGCTCCTCCGGGGGCAGAAAACGGTTCTAAAGGGAAGGGTATGAAAACATCCGGGACGATGACCGACGAGGAGCTGCTCTCGGTCGTAGACGACCTCAAGACGGAGATTACGGTCGTTGGCTGTGGTGGTGCAGGGAGCAACACCGTGACGCGCATGGCAGAAGAGGGGATCCTCGGCGCGACGCTCGTCGCCGCGAACACCGACGCCCAACACCTCGTCAACAACACGAAAGCAGACACGAAGATTCTCATCGGCCGAAAACGCACCGGCGGCCGCGGGGCCGGGTCCGTCCCGAAAATCGGTGAGGAAGCCGCACAGGAAGACATCGAAGACATCAACGAATCCGTCACCGGCTCCGACATGGTGTTCATCACGGCCGGTCTCGGCGGTGGCACCGGCACCGGGTCTGCGCCCGTCGTCGCACAGGCCGCACAGGACGCAGGCGCGCTCACCATCGCAATCGTCACGATTCCGTTCACTGCAGAAGGTGAACGACGTCGCGCGAACGCGGACGCTGGCTTAGAACGCCTGCGCTCGGTCGCGGACACGGTCATCGTCATCCCGAACGACCGCCTGCTCGACTACGCGCCGAACATGCCGCTGCAGGACGCCTTCAAAATCTGTGACCGCGTCCTCATGCGCTCGGTGAAGGGCATGACCGAACTCATCACGCGCCCCGGCCTGGTCAACGTGGACTTTGCCGACGTTCGCACCATCATGGAGAACGGTGGCGTCGCCATGATTGGCCTCGGAGAGAGCGACACCGAGAGCAAGGCGAAAGACTCCGTCCGGTCTGCGCTCCGTTCGCCGCTGCTCGACGTCGAGTTCAAAGGCGCGAACTCCGCGCTCGTCAACGTCGTTGGTGGCCCGGACATGAGCATCGAAGAAGCCGAAGGCGTCGTCGAAGAAATCTACGACCGCATCGACCCAGACGCACGCATCATCTGGGGCGCAACGGTCAACGAGGACTACGAGGGCAAGATGGAGACGATGATTGTCGTCACCGGTGTCGAATCACCACAAATCTACGGCAAGAGCGAAGCAGAGCGCGAAAAAGCGGCCCAGCAGGTCGGCGACGACATCGATTTCGTCGAATAA
- a CDS encoding D-aminoacyl-tRNA deacylase: protein MIALVVSRADSASVHIGEHLRSLADWTESEDDSRPDARGGGTVYRTDGFCLREFDDLHLELESVADAFSDPEYIVFASRHAGDTGPVLTAHFTGNFGPAEYGGVDGGLARACPNAHKAIIKALEEVAPEGYDVGMECTHHGPSAVGVPSMFVELGSGEEQWEDPEGARAVAKAILALKGVPADSERHLVGFGGGHYVPRPTRIVKETAWAVGHIAADWCLADMGDPHEHRDVLAHAFEQSAAEFAVVDGEKPALRDAIDALGYRVVSETWVQETSDVPLAAVSELEAALCPVDDGLRFGQIETWPVAFETVSLPVALIQEAEGTDREAVRAAAEAHLLAFTTDEAGTRVGGRAAIPNEPARDAFIDALVPILREKYDEVVREADAVVARVSTFDPEKAATLGIPEGPKFGKLASGQPVTIRGREIPPEEVRTYREQTFTL from the coding sequence GTGATTGCACTCGTCGTGAGCCGTGCCGACTCCGCCTCCGTCCACATCGGTGAGCACCTGCGCTCGCTCGCTGACTGGACTGAATCAGAAGACGACAGCCGACCGGACGCGCGCGGTGGTGGCACCGTCTACCGCACAGACGGCTTCTGTCTGCGTGAGTTCGACGACCTGCACTTAGAACTCGAAAGCGTCGCGGACGCCTTCTCTGACCCCGAATACATCGTGTTCGCCTCGCGCCACGCGGGCGACACCGGCCCGGTGTTGACCGCCCACTTCACCGGTAACTTCGGCCCGGCCGAGTACGGCGGCGTCGACGGCGGCCTCGCCCGCGCCTGCCCGAACGCACACAAAGCCATCATCAAGGCGCTCGAAGAAGTCGCCCCGGAGGGCTACGACGTGGGGATGGAGTGTACCCACCACGGTCCTTCTGCGGTGGGCGTCCCCTCTATGTTCGTGGAACTCGGAAGCGGCGAAGAACAGTGGGAAGACCCCGAGGGCGCACGTGCGGTGGCAAAAGCCATTCTCGCGCTCAAGGGGGTTCCCGCCGACAGCGAGCGCCACCTCGTCGGCTTCGGCGGCGGCCACTACGTCCCGCGCCCGACCCGTATCGTCAAGGAGACGGCGTGGGCCGTGGGCCACATCGCTGCCGACTGGTGTTTGGCTGATATGGGTGACCCACACGAGCATCGTGACGTGCTCGCCCACGCCTTCGAGCAGAGCGCCGCCGAGTTCGCCGTCGTCGACGGCGAAAAACCCGCCCTCAGAGACGCCATCGATGCACTCGGCTACCGCGTCGTGAGCGAGACGTGGGTTCAGGAGACGAGCGACGTACCGCTCGCAGCCGTCTCGGAACTCGAAGCGGCGCTGTGCCCGGTCGATGACGGCCTTCGATTTGGCCAGATAGAGACGTGGCCGGTCGCATTCGAGACCGTCTCGCTTCCGGTCGCGCTCATCCAAGAGGCGGAAGGCACCGACCGCGAGGCAGTACGGGCGGCCGCAGAAGCACACCTGCTCGCATTCACGACCGACGAAGCTGGGACTCGGGTCGGGGGGCGCGCAGCGATTCCAAACGAACCCGCCCGTGATGCCTTCATCGACGCGCTCGTTCCGATTCTCCGCGAGAAGTACGACGAAGTCGTGCGCGAAGCCGACGCCGTCGTCGCGCGCGTTTCGACGTTCGACCCCGAAAAAGCCGCGACGCTCGGCATCCCCGAGGGGCCGAAATTTGGGAAGCTGGCAAGTGGGCAACCTGTCACGATTCGTGGTCGTGAGATACCTCCTGAAGAGGTGCGGACGTACCGGGAGCAGACGTTCACACTCTAG
- a CDS encoding aminotransferase class IV, whose amino-acid sequence MYFHVNGDLVPEQEATVSVRDRGFMYGDAAFETLRAYGRKVFEWEAHADRLSRTCETLALDHGLSDDELLNRIHETLEANDLTEAYVKLSISRGVQPGKLTPSPEIHPTVVVMVKELPRGGTTGTPVWDGPAVVQTVKTRRIPNEAIPAAAKTHNYLNGILARLELQRAASDTYQADEALIRDAEGNIAEGATSNVFFVIDNALRTPATTGPVLPGVTRDVVLKLAREQGIPVEEGTYTPDHLRRADEAFLTNTTWELRPIETVDGIEVGSGPVTDLLSLVFNEYVEERHYGE is encoded by the coding sequence ATGTACTTCCACGTAAACGGCGACCTCGTGCCCGAACAGGAGGCCACCGTCTCGGTGCGCGACCGCGGGTTCATGTACGGCGACGCCGCCTTCGAGACGCTCCGCGCCTACGGCAGGAAGGTGTTCGAATGGGAGGCCCACGCAGACCGCCTTTCCCGTACGTGCGAGACGCTCGCGCTCGACCACGGTTTGTCGGACGACGAGTTACTCAACCGGATTCACGAGACTCTGGAGGCGAACGACCTCACCGAAGCCTACGTCAAACTCTCCATCTCGCGCGGCGTCCAACCCGGCAAACTGACACCGTCTCCCGAAATCCACCCGACGGTCGTCGTCATGGTGAAGGAACTGCCGCGTGGGGGCACCACGGGCACGCCGGTCTGGGACGGCCCGGCCGTCGTCCAGACGGTGAAGACCCGCCGGATTCCGAACGAGGCGATTCCCGCCGCAGCGAAGACGCACAACTACCTCAACGGGATTCTCGCGCGTCTCGAACTCCAGCGCGCTGCCTCAGACACCTATCAGGCGGACGAGGCGCTCATCCGCGATGCGGAGGGGAACATCGCCGAGGGGGCGACGAGCAACGTGTTTTTCGTCATCGACAACGCGCTCCGGACGCCCGCGACGACCGGCCCCGTCCTTCCGGGTGTCACCCGCGACGTAGTCCTGAAACTCGCCCGTGAACAGGGAATCCCGGTCGAGGAAGGGACTTACACGCCAGACCACCTCCGCCGCGCGGACGAAGCCTTCCTCACGAACACGACGTGGGAACTCCGCCCCATCGAAACAGTGGACGGCATCGAGGTCGGCAGCGGCCCCGTCACCGACCTGCTCTCGCTCGTGTTCAACGAGTACGTCGAAGAACGCCATTACGGCGAGTGA
- a CDS encoding NDP-sugar synthase, with protein MQAVVLAGGYATRLWPITKHRPKMFLPVGEETVIDRIFEQLEADDRIDEVFVSTNERFAEDFEQHLEASPFEKPRLSVEDTTAEDEKFGVIGALAQLVEREGIDDDLLVIAGDNLISFGVSDFIDFFDEKQNPVLAAYDVGSLERAKSYGLVDLDGDVIVDFQEKPDNPKSTLVSIACYAFPEDSILFDEYLDADNNPDEPGWFIQWLFSRQEVNAFTFEGAWYDIGTPESYLDAVAWSLGGENLVAESATLDNVTLGENVLIMPGATLENAAVDQSVIFANATIENCDLRECIIDEETHVANVNLAGALIGAHTHLTNGNSK; from the coding sequence ATGCAAGCAGTCGTTTTGGCTGGTGGGTATGCGACGCGTCTGTGGCCGATTACGAAACATCGACCGAAGATGTTTCTCCCGGTTGGCGAGGAGACGGTCATCGACCGCATTTTCGAACAACTCGAAGCGGACGACCGCATCGATGAAGTGTTCGTGAGCACGAACGAGCGGTTCGCAGAGGACTTCGAACAGCACCTCGAAGCGAGCCCGTTCGAAAAACCTCGACTCTCGGTCGAGGACACGACCGCAGAAGACGAGAAGTTCGGCGTCATCGGCGCGCTCGCCCAACTGGTCGAACGCGAGGGTATCGACGACGACCTGCTCGTCATCGCCGGTGACAACCTCATCTCGTTTGGCGTGAGCGATTTCATCGACTTCTTCGACGAAAAGCAGAATCCGGTGCTCGCCGCCTACGACGTGGGGTCGCTCGAACGCGCGAAATCCTACGGCCTCGTGGACTTAGACGGCGACGTTATCGTCGACTTTCAAGAGAAGCCTGACAACCCAAAGAGCACGCTCGTCTCCATCGCGTGCTACGCCTTCCCCGAGGATTCGATTCTGTTCGATGAGTACCTTGACGCGGACAACAACCCGGACGAACCCGGCTGGTTCATCCAGTGGCTGTTCAGCCGCCAGGAAGTGAACGCGTTCACCTTCGAGGGCGCGTGGTACGACATCGGTACGCCAGAGAGCTACCTCGACGCAGTCGCGTGGTCGCTCGGCGGTGAGAACCTCGTCGCAGAGTCCGCAACCCTCGACAACGTCACGCTTGGCGAAAACGTGCTCATCATGCCGGGTGCGACGCTCGAAAACGCCGCGGTCGACCAGTCGGTCATCTTCGCCAACGCGACCATCGAAAACTGCGACCTCCGTGAGTGCATCATCGACGAAGAGACGCACGTCGCAAACGTGAACCTCGCAGGCGCGCTCATCGGCGCGCACACGCACCTGACCAACGGCAACAGCAAGTAG
- the pabB gene encoding aminodeoxychorismate synthase, component I — MTGPSVVTDRASFRAAARDAHGARVPVEVQVTVADPFLAYRRAREDAGGVFLETTGGQTGFGVFATDPVDHLETPFTGYSPDGSPSLAALAARLDRETLVRGDCDVPYPCGALGWLSYDLARELERLPDTTADDRGLPQLQVGVYDRIASWEEPHDGEVTLRITACPVVGDDVDAAYDDGKARAMELATAALAGDPSVSPPAPTTEPVTFESDCDRDEFAARVRRVKQYIRDGDTFQANISQRLSAPATIHPVEAYAALRRVNPAPYSGLLEFPGVDLVSASPELLLDVAGDHVTTEPIAGTRPRGHTDEEDAQLEADLLGDEKERAEHAMLVDLERNDLGKVCQYGTVEVSEYRRVDRYSEVMHLVSLVEGILREDVSLADAVAAVFPGGTITGAPKPRTMEIIDEVETTRRGPYTGSMGVFGFDGKATLNIIIRTLVRHADRYYLRVGAGIVHDSVPDREYDETLDKGRALVNAMDEALGEQAAMEVEE; from the coding sequence ATGACTGGGCCATCCGTCGTGACCGACAGGGCCTCGTTCCGGGCAGCGGCGCGCGACGCACACGGGGCGCGTGTGCCGGTCGAGGTGCAGGTCACGGTTGCCGACCCGTTTCTCGCCTACCGCCGCGCCCGTGAGGACGCAGGCGGCGTGTTTTTGGAGACGACCGGTGGGCAAACTGGTTTTGGCGTGTTCGCCACCGACCCCGTAGACCACCTCGAAACGCCGTTTACTGGCTATTCTCCCGACGGCTCGCCCTCGCTTGCGGCACTCGCAGCCCGCCTCGACCGCGAGACGCTCGTCCGCGGCGACTGCGACGTTCCCTACCCCTGTGGCGCGCTCGGCTGGCTGTCGTACGACCTCGCCCGTGAACTCGAACGCCTCCCCGACACGACCGCAGACGACCGCGGCCTTCCCCAACTCCAAGTCGGCGTCTACGACCGCATCGCCTCGTGGGAGGAGCCACACGATGGCGAGGTAACCCTTCGAATCACCGCGTGTCCCGTGGTTGGCGACGACGTGGATGCGGCCTACGACGACGGGAAAGCACGGGCGATGGAACTCGCAACCGCCGCGCTCGCAGGCGACCCGAGCGTTTCACCCCCGGCTCCGACGACCGAACCGGTCACCTTCGAATCGGATTGCGACCGCGATGAGTTCGCCGCTCGCGTCCGGCGCGTGAAACAGTACATCCGCGACGGCGACACCTTTCAAGCGAACATCTCCCAACGCCTCTCTGCGCCCGCCACCATCCACCCCGTTGAGGCGTACGCCGCCCTTCGTCGGGTGAACCCTGCGCCCTACTCCGGGCTGCTGGAGTTTCCCGGCGTGGACCTCGTGAGCGCGAGTCCGGAACTCCTCCTCGACGTAGCCGGCGACCACGTGACTACCGAGCCGATCGCGGGCACCCGACCGAGAGGGCACACCGACGAAGAAGATGCCCAACTTGAAGCCGACCTATTGGGTGACGAAAAAGAGCGCGCAGAACACGCCATGCTCGTCGATTTGGAGCGAAACGACCTCGGCAAGGTCTGTCAGTATGGGACGGTCGAAGTGAGCGAGTACCGCCGCGTCGACCGCTACTCAGAGGTCATGCACCTCGTCTCGCTCGTGGAAGGCATCCTGCGCGAAGACGTGTCGCTCGCAGACGCCGTCGCCGCCGTTTTCCCCGGTGGAACCATCACGGGTGCACCGAAACCTCGGACGATGGAGATTATCGACGAGGTCGAAACGACTCGTAGAGGCCCCTACACCGGGAGCATGGGCGTGTTCGGCTTCGACGGGAAAGCCACCTTGAACATCATCATCCGCACGCTGGTCCGCCACGCAGACCGGTACTATCTGCGCGTCGGTGCGGGCATCGTCCACGACTCCGTGCCAGACCGCGAGTACGACGAGACTTTGGATAAGGGCCGGGCGCTCGTGAACGCCATGGACGAAGCGCTCGGTGAGCAGGCCGCCATGGAGGTCGAAGAGTGA
- a CDS encoding sodium:calcium antiporter, whose product MAPHLGLVSVPFLPRTVGNGLLLLGSFALLLLGAEVFTNGVEWLGHRLGVSESATGSILAAVGTALPETMIPVIAILQGVATGDTSGADEVGVGAILGAPFMLATIAMFLIGVSVLYFARRRAYGPEFHFNEVSTRRDLSFFLVGYTLAFIAALIQQRSLEIAIAITLVGLYIFYVYRSLKSGELIEGEALEDLHLGLFIERGWGPIPGVGDAANGYSSDPSRGLVIVQTLIALGLIIGGAQLFVTEIEFFSAEVLTIPAAVVALLLAPLATELPEKFNSIIWISQDKDTLAIGNITGAMAFQGTLPVTLGILFTSWNLTLEWGTAGFLNAFSAILAIVSAVLLYVRARAVNERNMNPLPFLIGGAFYVVFIIVLVYHVVVLNLSVVGGH is encoded by the coding sequence ATGGCACCGCACCTCGGCTTGGTTTCCGTGCCGTTTTTGCCCCGCACGGTCGGAAACGGTCTTCTTTTGCTCGGCTCGTTCGCCCTCCTCCTCCTCGGTGCAGAGGTGTTCACGAACGGCGTCGAGTGGCTCGGCCATCGACTCGGCGTCTCAGAAAGCGCGACTGGAAGCATCCTCGCGGCGGTGGGGACGGCGCTTCCAGAAACCATGATTCCCGTCATTGCCATCCTCCAAGGGGTTGCGACGGGCGACACCTCGGGCGCGGACGAAGTCGGTGTCGGCGCGATTCTCGGCGCGCCGTTCATGCTTGCGACGATTGCGATGTTCCTCATCGGCGTGAGCGTCCTGTATTTCGCCCGCCGTCGGGCGTACGGCCCCGAATTTCACTTCAACGAGGTTTCGACCCGACGCGACCTGAGTTTCTTTCTCGTTGGCTACACGCTCGCGTTCATCGCCGCGCTCATCCAACAGCGAAGCCTCGAAATCGCCATCGCCATCACGCTCGTCGGTCTCTACATCTTCTACGTCTATCGCTCGCTCAAAAGCGGCGAACTCATCGAAGGCGAGGCGTTAGAGGACCTGCATCTCGGCCTGTTTATCGAACGGGGCTGGGGGCCGATTCCCGGCGTCGGTGACGCGGCGAATGGGTACAGCAGCGACCCCTCCCGGGGACTGGTCATCGTCCAGACGCTCATCGCGCTCGGCCTCATCATCGGCGGGGCACAGCTGTTCGTCACGGAAATCGAGTTCTTCTCTGCTGAAGTGCTCACCATCCCAGCCGCTGTGGTCGCGCTCTTGCTCGCGCCACTCGCCACGGAGTTACCAGAGAAGTTCAACAGCATCATCTGGATTTCACAGGACAAAGACACGCTCGCGATTGGCAACATCACGGGCGCGATGGCATTTCAGGGCACGCTCCCGGTCACGCTTGGCATCCTGTTCACCTCGTGGAACCTCACCCTCGAATGGGGGACTGCCGGCTTCCTGAACGCCTTCTCTGCGATTCTCGCCATCGTCTCGGCCGTGTTGCTCTACGTCCGCGCCCGAGCGGTCAACGAGCGTAACATGAACCCGCTGCCGTTCCTCATCGGCGGGGCGTTCTATGTCGTGTTCATCATCGTCCTCGTCTACCACGTCGTGGTTCTCAACCTGTCCGTCGTGGGCGGTCACTGA
- a CDS encoding shikimate dehydrogenase, translating to MQVFGLLGNPVTHSLSPPMHEAAYAELDLDARYVTFEPASEALEAAIRGAQALGIAGLNVTIPFKQDVLDFVEPDDLAARIGAVNTIDFSGETPTGHNTDAIGAVRALRDHDVALDGTAVVVGAGGAGRAIVFGLADEGMTVRIANRTEQKAHDLAAVIPNATGHGLADLETLLADASVLVNATSVGMESDETPVPKAALHDELAVLDAVYRPLETRLLRDARAVGATTVDGAWMLLYQGIEAFERWTGNDAPVSVMNIALRERL from the coding sequence ATGCAGGTGTTCGGCCTTCTTGGCAACCCCGTGACCCACTCACTTTCGCCGCCGATGCACGAAGCGGCCTACGCTGAACTCGATCTCGATGCACGCTACGTCACTTTCGAACCCGCGTCTGAAGCCCTCGAAGCCGCCATCCGCGGCGCACAGGCGCTCGGCATCGCGGGCCTCAACGTGACGATTCCGTTCAAACAGGACGTCCTCGACTTCGTCGAACCGGACGACCTCGCCGCGCGCATCGGCGCGGTCAACACCATCGACTTCTCGGGCGAGACGCCGACGGGACACAACACGGACGCAATTGGCGCGGTGCGCGCCCTGCGCGACCACGACGTGGCACTCGACGGAACCGCCGTCGTCGTCGGTGCGGGCGGGGCGGGGCGTGCTATCGTCTTCGGCCTCGCAGACGAGGGCATGACCGTGCGTATCGCCAACCGCACCGAGCAGAAAGCCCACGACCTCGCCGCCGTCATCCCGAACGCGACCGGCCACGGCCTCGCAGACCTCGAGACACTCCTTGCAGACGCGTCCGTCCTCGTGAACGCGACGAGCGTGGGCATGGAATCAGACGAGACGCCGGTCCCGAAAGCCGCCCTCCACGACGAGTTGGCTGTGCTCGATGCGGTGTATCGCCCGCTCGAAACCCGCCTCCTGCGCGACGCTCGTGCCGTCGGTGCGACGACGGTCGATGGCGCGTGGATGTTGCTCTATCAGGGTATCGAAGCCTTCGAACGGTGGACGGGGAACGACGCGCCCGTGTCCGTGATGAATATCGCGTTACGTGAACGTCTTTAA
- a CDS encoding transcriptional regulator — protein sequence MREAEQTTRQRIADHLRGETATASELAVALDLTPHAVLSHIQHVAKTLDGTGEQLLVAPPACKSCGFDRFDDPANLPSRCPECKHEGLTEPAFRVEAT from the coding sequence ATGCGCGAAGCAGAGCAGACGACTCGACAGCGCATCGCAGACCACCTTCGTGGCGAAACCGCAACCGCGAGCGAACTCGCCGTGGCGCTCGACCTGACACCACACGCCGTCCTCTCGCACATCCAGCACGTCGCAAAAACGCTCGACGGAACCGGCGAACAGCTCCTCGTCGCGCCGCCCGCGTGCAAGAGCTGTGGGTTCGACCGCTTCGACGACCCCGCAAACCTCCCCTCACGCTGTCCCGAGTGCAAACACGAGGGGTTGACCGAACCAGCCTTCCGCGTCGAGGCGACCTAA